From the genome of Vibrio navarrensis, one region includes:
- a CDS encoding PrkA family serine protein kinase, with the protein MSIFDHYQARYEAAKDEEMSIQDFLALCKDDKSAYANAAERLLMAIGEPELIDTSHHPRLSRLFSNRVISRYKTFKDFYGMEDAIEQIVSYLKHAAQGLEERKQILYLLGPVGGGKSSLAEKLKALMQQMPIYVLSANGQRSPVNDHPFCLFDVNEDGDILQQEYGIEKRYLRSIMSPWAAKRLHEFGGDISKFKVLKVRPSILDQIGIAKTEPGDENNQDISSLVGKVDIRRLEHYSQDDPDAYSYSGALCKANQGLMEFVEMFKAPIKVLHPLLTATQEGNFNGTEGLSAIPFDGMILAHSNESEWQTFRNNKNNEAFLDRVYIVKVPYCLRVSEEVKIYQKLLEHSELSKAPCSPSTLELLAQFSILSRLKEPENSSIYSKMRVYDGETLKDTDPKAKSYQEYRDYAGVDEGMKGLSTRFAFKILSRVFNFDHTEVAANPVHLFYVIEQQVEREQFPQDTADRYLEFLKGYLVPRYVEFIGKEIQTAYLESYSEYGQNIFDRYVTYADFWIQDQEYRDPETGQLFDRSALNGELEKIEKTAGISNPKDFRNEIVNFVLRARANNNGQNPVWTSYEKLRTVIEKKMFSNTEDLLPVISFNAKTSSDDQKKHDDFVARMMEKGYTEKQVRLLSEWYLRVRKSS; encoded by the coding sequence ATGAGTATTTTTGACCACTATCAAGCTCGCTATGAAGCAGCAAAAGACGAAGAGATGTCGATACAAGACTTCCTTGCGCTGTGCAAAGATGACAAAAGTGCCTATGCAAATGCAGCAGAACGACTTCTTATGGCGATTGGAGAGCCAGAGCTGATCGACACCTCGCATCATCCTCGCCTCAGCAGACTATTTTCTAACCGTGTCATCTCACGCTACAAAACGTTTAAAGATTTTTATGGCATGGAAGATGCGATCGAGCAGATCGTTTCTTACCTAAAACACGCCGCGCAAGGGTTAGAAGAACGCAAACAGATCCTCTATTTGCTCGGTCCGGTTGGCGGTGGTAAATCCTCACTGGCGGAAAAACTCAAAGCCTTAATGCAGCAAATGCCCATTTATGTCTTGAGCGCAAACGGGCAGCGTAGCCCGGTCAACGACCACCCTTTCTGCCTGTTTGATGTCAATGAAGACGGCGATATCCTACAGCAGGAGTATGGCATTGAAAAACGCTACTTACGCTCCATCATGTCGCCTTGGGCGGCAAAACGTTTGCACGAATTCGGGGGGGATATCAGCAAATTTAAAGTGCTGAAAGTGCGTCCTTCCATTCTCGACCAAATTGGCATCGCCAAAACCGAACCGGGCGATGAGAACAACCAAGACATTTCCTCCTTGGTTGGTAAAGTCGACATTCGTCGTCTTGAACATTATTCGCAAGACGATCCGGATGCTTACAGCTACTCAGGTGCGTTGTGTAAAGCGAACCAAGGTTTAATGGAATTCGTCGAGATGTTTAAAGCCCCGATCAAGGTGTTGCATCCACTTTTGACCGCAACTCAAGAAGGGAACTTTAACGGCACTGAAGGGCTGTCAGCCATTCCATTTGATGGCATGATTCTCGCGCACTCGAACGAGTCAGAATGGCAAACTTTTAGAAACAACAAGAACAACGAAGCGTTCCTTGATCGGGTTTATATCGTCAAAGTCCCTTACTGTTTGCGTGTTTCAGAAGAGGTTAAAATCTACCAGAAACTCCTTGAGCACTCCGAGCTGTCCAAAGCACCTTGTTCACCGAGCACGCTCGAACTACTGGCTCAGTTCAGTATTCTGTCTCGTTTGAAAGAGCCAGAAAACTCGTCGATTTACTCAAAAATGCGCGTCTATGACGGTGAAACCTTAAAAGATACCGATCCAAAAGCGAAGAGTTATCAAGAGTACCGCGACTACGCGGGTGTCGATGAAGGGATGAAAGGTCTTTCTACCCGTTTCGCCTTTAAGATCCTCTCGCGTGTGTTTAACTTTGACCATACTGAAGTGGCGGCAAACCCGGTTCATCTCTTCTATGTGATTGAGCAGCAAGTCGAACGGGAGCAGTTCCCACAAGATACGGCAGATCGTTACCTAGAGTTTCTCAAAGGCTACCTCGTCCCGCGCTACGTGGAGTTTATTGGCAAAGAAATTCAAACTGCCTACCTCGAGTCTTACTCTGAATATGGCCAGAATATCTTTGACAGATACGTCACCTACGCCGATTTCTGGATTCAAGATCAAGAGTACCGTGATCCGGAAACTGGCCAGTTATTCGACCGTTCTGCCCTAAATGGCGAGTTGGAAAAAATCGAGAAAACCGCGGGTATTTCTAATCCGAAAGATTTCCGCAATGAGATTGTCAATTTTGTTCTGCGTGCTCGAGCCAATAACAATGGACAAAATCCGGTTTGGACCAGCTACGAAAAACTGCGCACCGTCATCGAGAAGAAAATGTTCTCCAACACAGAAGATCTGCTTCCGGTTATCTCTTTCAACGCGAAAACCTCTTCTGACGATCAGAAGAAACATGACGACTTCGTTGCTCGTATGATGGAAAAAGGCTACACCGAGAAACAAGTACGCCTACTTTCCGAGTGGTACCTGCGTGTACGTAAATCGTCCTAA